A window from Solanum stenotomum isolate F172 chromosome 5, ASM1918654v1, whole genome shotgun sequence encodes these proteins:
- the LOC125863731 gene encoding pectin acetylesterase 8-like yields MLKVKQYIIFIIKRRMVTRFLLFFVCLLIFVTTESLLVNITILESAVAKGAVCLDGTPPAYHLDRGSGTGVNNWVISLEGGGWCQNVTLCLARKNTRLGSSAKMDHQLPFSGMMSNDPNFNPEFYNWNRVSVRYCDGGSFTGDVEAIDPGTGLHYRGARIFKAIMEELLAQGMNTSQNAILSGCSAGGLATILHCDNFGTLLPNNAKVKCFSDAGYFIHLNDISGKPYIEHYFNDVVTLHGSVKNLPPSCTSKLKPGLCFFPENVAQQIKTPLFIINAAYDHWQVRNILVAPGTDPKGTWTSCKSNIKNCTPYQLTVLQGFREDFLKALEGLGRSSTRGYYINSCFSHCQSQQQAYWFGLNSPRLFNKTIAEAVRDWFLETDQYRHIDCPYPCDKTCVDATDIITSQHI; encoded by the exons ATGTTAAAGGTAAAG caatatattatttttattattaagagAAGAATGGTGACaagatttttgttgttttttgtttgtttgctGATTTTTGTTACAACAGAAAGTCTGCTTGTTAATATCACTATACTTGAAAGTGCCGTTGCAAAAGGAGCTg TTTGCTTGGATGGAACTCCACCAGCATACCATCTTGATAGAGGATCAGGCACAGGAGTGAATAATTGGGTAATATCACTTGAG GGAGGTGGATGGTGCCAAAATGTTACTCTTTGTCTTGCGAGAAAGAATACTAGGTTGGGATCTAGTGCAAAAATGGATCACCAACTTCCTTTCTCTGGGATGATGAGTAATGATCCCAACTTTAATCCAG AATTTTATAATTGGAACAGAGTTTCCGTTAGATATTGTGATGGAGGATCCTTTACAGGAGATGTTGAAGCAATTGATCCT GGTACAGGACTTCATTATAGAGGAGCAAGGATATTCAAAGCTATTATGGAGGAATTGTTGGCCCAAGGAATGAATACATCTCAAAAT GCTATACTTTCTGGATGTTCAGCGGGAGGATTGGCAACAATTTTGCATTGCGATAATTTCGGAACATTATTACCAAATAACGCTAAAGTTAAATGCTTTTCTGATGCTGGTTATTTTATTCACCT CAACGATATTTCAGGGAAACCATATATTGAACACTACTTCAATGATGTTGTCACTTTACAT gGCTCCGTCAAGAATTTGCCTCCGTCATGTACTTCAAAGTTGAAACCAGGCTTG TGCTTTTTTCCAGAAAATGTGGCTCAACAAATTAAAACGCCACTTTTCATCATAAATGCAGCCTATGATCATTGGCAG GTAAGAAACATTTTGGTGGCTCCTGGTACTGATCCTAAGGGTACCTGGACAAGCTGCAAatctaatataaaaaattgcacACCATATCAGCTCACAGTTCTTCAAG GTTTCAGAGAGGATTTTTTAAAGGCATTGGAAGGTCTAGGGCGATCTTCAACAAGAGGATATTACATCAACTCTTGCTTTTCACATTGCCAATCTCAACAACAAGCCTATTGGTTTGGCCTCAATTCACCTAGATTATTCAACAAG ACTATAGCTGAAGCAGTAAGAGATTGGTTTCTGGAGACAGATCAATATCGACATATTGATTGCCCTTATCCTTGTGACAAAACATGTGTTGATGCCACTGACATAATTACTTcacaacatatataa